The Caldisericum sp. genome has a window encoding:
- a CDS encoding MGMT family protein yields the protein MKYRICYEGIPLKVLANEDNKIYKVEFLKSCKENDSTFLVEFLNLLKGNKSAFSIDFESIDEAIRPILQEVHKIPFGAVTTYGDVSKKVFNTNNYARFVGFALSKNPIPVLIPCHRVIDRNLRLHGFAGGLSLKEKLLEIEGVSIKNGKVDKRFLVNL from the coding sequence ATGAAGTACAGAATTTGCTATGAAGGAATTCCTCTAAAAGTCCTTGCAAACGAGGATAATAAAATATACAAGGTCGAATTCTTAAAGTCCTGCAAAGAAAACGATAGCACATTCTTAGTTGAGTTTTTGAATCTTTTGAAGGGCAATAAAAGTGCATTCAGTATTGACTTTGAAAGCATTGACGAGGCAATACGTCCAATACTTCAAGAGGTTCACAAAATACCCTTCGGTGCCGTTACAACTTATGGTGATGTCTCAAAGAAAGTCTTCAACACAAATAATTACGCACGATTTGTTGGGTTTGCGCTTTCAAAAAATCCTATACCAGTACTTATCCCATGCCACAGAGTTATTGACAGAAATTTGAGGCTCCATGGCTTTGCTGGAGGGCTTTCTTTGAAGGAAAAGCTCCTTGAAATTGAAGGAGTAAGCATAAAAAATGGAAAAGTTGACAAACGCTTTCTTGTTAATCTCTAA
- the truB gene encoding tRNA pseudouridine(55) synthase TruB: protein MEKLTNAFLLISKPYGITSRKFLNEISTVLGEKRIGHLGTLDPMATGLLFVAVGKFTRLLPYVNLPTKEYVIEIIFGIETDTWDITGKVLNSVDVAVKESDILRILPKFTGKIKQRIPFFSAKKLKGVELYKLARNETFIEAFKEVEILGIEYVSFRDNKLVLRVTSSTGTYMRSLAYELGLALGVPATLSAITRTKIGNLSINLATTLNRLKKGDFSKGLIPPQAVINAPMIIVDGDLFRIGKPQDLTQAIVLDKNYNVIGIGEIKGTLKPKVVIDENNRIS from the coding sequence ATGGAAAAGTTGACAAACGCTTTCTTGTTAATCTCTAAGCCTTATGGAATTACCTCGAGGAAGTTTTTAAACGAGATATCTACGGTTTTGGGCGAAAAACGGATAGGGCACCTTGGGACACTTGATCCAATGGCAACAGGTTTGTTGTTTGTTGCGGTTGGAAAATTTACTCGCCTGTTGCCTTATGTAAACCTTCCGACAAAAGAGTATGTTATTGAGATTATATTTGGCATAGAAACAGACACCTGGGATATCACGGGAAAGGTGCTCAATAGTGTAGATGTAGCCGTTAAGGAAAGCGACATTCTTCGGATACTCCCAAAATTCACAGGGAAAATAAAGCAGCGAATTCCTTTCTTCTCTGCAAAGAAATTAAAAGGCGTTGAACTCTACAAACTTGCTCGAAATGAGACATTTATCGAGGCATTCAAGGAAGTTGAGATTTTGGGGATCGAGTATGTAAGTTTTAGAGATAATAAACTTGTTCTTCGTGTTACATCAAGCACAGGCACTTATATGCGTTCCCTTGCTTACGAACTTGGGCTTGCTTTAGGCGTTCCTGCAACTCTGTCTGCAATTACTCGCACTAAAATCGGAAATCTTTCAATAAATCTTGCAACAACTCTAAACAGGCTTAAGAAAGGCGATTTCTCAAAAGGGCTTATACCCCCACAGGCTGTCATTAATGCTCCAATGATTATTGTCGATGGTGATCTTTTTAGAATTGGGAAGCCCCAGGATTTAACGCAAGCAATTGTCCTTGATAAGAATTAC